The region CTGCTCCGCTCAGCAGGGGAGTTATGGAGCGGAGGGATTCCAAACGCAGCCTTAATATGGCGCCCCCCTCCAACTTGAGGTGTGGATATTTTGAATTGATGATTGCAAGATGATTGAACtgattaggccttgtacaatgggaggtgcttaggggaggtgcttagagaaataaaccaagcttttcttaagcaccggtgcttcagaaaaacccgATTTATTTTTCTAAGCTTACATGGCTATTTCTTGCTGATCCACTCCCTCCCTTCTTTTACAGGGCGTGTATAGCGTATCTCCTGGCTTCACAGCTCTACAACTCCAAGCTTGTTTTATCTAACCATTTCTCCTCGCTTTTTTTGTGCGGTTTCCTGATTGCCTTTTTTTTTTCTCTTAGGTCCACCATAAAGATTTTTTTTTATCTCGCTAGTAGCACGAATCCATGTGTATTGCTCTGTTCTGATTGTAGGATGTTGCTATCATACCACACAAAGCAACTGATAAAAAAATAGACTGTTGGCACCAGAAGTGCTCAAAGGCGTTGCAGTGGCTCCCCCGGTTGCATTGTCTCCTCCCCCGGACGGAAGGGCAAAGTAAATGTTGATGCTAGCTCCGTAGCAAAGATGAGGTGGTGCAAAACTGTAGAGGCGAAGTGTTGCTAGTAGCGGCTGTTCCGGGTGGTACGAGTCAAAGTGGCTGAGCGCTTGGCATGCGTTGAAGGGACAAAAGACTGCCTTCTGAACGTGCTGGCATGCATTGCATCCTGGAGCCGAACTGTTCCAATGTCGCCCGCTCGTTGATCCAATGCAGTGAGATTAGGTCATAGATCGCCAGTACCGAGAAGTCTGGAGGCCATCTTCACGCTTCAGAGATGTTCGCTTCCAACACGTCCAAAGGGGGGGCTCATGGGTTAGCTAAATCAGAAATATGTCGTGCGAATAGGTCGATTTTGATCTTGTATGCACCTCCCCTGATTTTTCAGCTCCTTTTGAAGGATTGTAAGCATATTCCAACCAATTAATGTGAGCCCTTTGATTCGAAAAAGAAAAAAGCTCAAAGCTAATACCTAACCTTTGACTCACAACGCCCAATTATTAGACTTCGGATCACAATCATGGAAACGACGCCTCCCATTTCTAGTCTAGCTCCATCATGTGCTATTTTTTACTTAAAACCCCACCACGAATTCAGCTCAGGACGAATGGACCATCAGTACTATGTTAGGAGAGCATCAAATCATTATCATGTATATATAATTAGCACAAATACAGGCTTGGTATAATTATGTCAGCACAGATTTGTTTTTCGAACTTGGCACAAATTTGTTTTTAGTAGACTGCATAATTGTGAAGTGAAGTTCTTACTACAAAACTGTATATATACACACTTATTAAAGAAACAATAATTCAACCATTTGAGTTATATATCATCCCGCTCTTTGAAAAACCGAATCTCTGTGCAAACAAGGACAATGGTGGACAGATACACCTAAATCCAATAAATACTTCAGATATGCAAGCCATGGAGTAAAAATAATACAATAAGTAGGCCAAATAAATAAGCCAAGGATAGGAAGTCTTTCATATGTGAATGAAGGTAAAATATTGCTATCTTTATTTCACCTTTTTGTTTCACAAAATACACCAAAGACTATTGAAGAAAACCAAGAATGAAAACTACATACGTACAAAATTGCCTACAATTATAGACAGGTTTGGATGTGTGAGTGCTCACGAGGTTTCTGCAATCAAAGAATAGAATATAGTTAGACATGGCATTTTACATTGTGTGTAGTAGCATTTGTGCAGTAAAATACTGAATATATCTGAATATTGGAATGTTGCAAAAAAATCATGAGTGGATTGCATTTTATTCACATGTGAACTTGTCAACTATAGTATGATCTAAATACTTTCCCTAAAACTACTCACAATGCCATGATCAAAACCAATGAAACCATCGAAAAGAGCATATATCTAAAAATGGAAAACATAACACAGTGAGATGATCAAAAACAATAATGGAGTAAAACCAACACTTAAGGCACAGTTCAGAACAGAAATCTATGGTGAGGATTAAACATGAAATTATTATTTACAGATAAATATGTGTGAAACCAATTATTTAGCAGTAGAAACTTACCCTTCATCCTTCTGGTGTCTATAGTTGTTTCTGCTATTGATCTGCGGGAGACATCTGCCAAAGATATAGGTGTTAGTGGGGGCGAGGAAACTTCGCTGCTCTCTCTGCTATGCCTAGACTCCAACAACTTATTCACAGTAATAATAGGTGTTCTTTGGCTGTTTGAAGGTATAGAATAGCTGCGAGTCATGGCAGCAGGTGGCCGTGGAAGCGGTGATGCTGTATTTGACGGTGGGGAGGCACGGGTTGGTACGTTAGGAATTTGCCGCCTTGATACCAAAGGACCAGAATATCCAACCAAACCAGGCCGGAGAGTGTCTAAAGGTGCAGGAGGCCTAGGCAGCTCATGAAGCTCACTAATTCTGGGGGATGTTGTTGGCAGTGAAGTTATCCTAGGGACTTTTGGAGCCACAGATGGAAGAGAACCTGGTCCGTGTGATTTTGTTGACATAACACGAGGAGGATAATTTACTGATGCTCTGTGACCAGCAGCTGAAAACAAGGGTTTGCTTAACCCTGCTTTACTAGGAATTGGGCCAGAAAAAGATTCCCTCTTCATTTTCTTGGAATCTGAAGTGGAGTAGGAATAAACTAATGGTGATGATCTCCTCTCAGTACTTGATGGCATCTTAACAGGCCCGCTATACAAGGAGCTCGGCATATAATCTTTCACGAGCGGAGAGGAATGCCACAAATTTGCTGCCACATGTGAACTCTCTGGTTTATCTGAATGAGGTGATCTGTTGGTGCCTGCTGAAGTGCAGATTTTATCATCAGCTGGTGTCGGGAGTTTGTAGGAATAATTTGTTCTACTTGACTGTAGTGGGCTCGAGAACATTGGAGAATTCAACTTGCGAAGCCTCACAGATGGATCAAGCACATTATCAGCAAAAATTGGTGCTGATTGAGTACCAAACTCAGGCTTCACTCGAGGAGCTGCAAAATCAGTCTCTATTTGTTTGGCATGTTCCTGTAAGTGAACAAACGGCAATTAAAAGAACTTCAGGACACACTCAAAATGCTGCACCGTCAGACTTAAATAACGAGAGCGGGAgtataaaaatagtaaaaaaaaaaaCAAGGGCTGGAACAAGTGAAGGAAGCAAGGACCATACACAAATCCCAATCTGATTATCACACTGTTATTtaaaccttatatagaaaggaagtTCAGATTAGTGTGCTTCATCAAGTGATATTTTACGGAGTGTTAATAGTTCCCGGTATAGGCACACACCACTGACAAAAGAAAAATGACGGCAATCTGTAGGCTAGAATGGATGATGACAGTTTGCTTCAAGCAGGTGATCTATATAGAAAATTGTGAAGAGTCTATATCAGAAATATTTATCACCAGTAAAAACTGAACGTCACTTCAACCAAAATATCAATGCCCCAAAACTCTCATATCCAAAAGAAGGGAAAAAGAACTGATACAGCAGTTAACTTGATATGGAAACAGGTCCACTTCAGGTTAACCTAGACTACCATGTGGCAGCACATACCATGGCTACACGTTTCCTTAAGAGAATGCTTGTAACCAGCTTGTAACTCGTTGACCATGGGAATGGCAAGGGTAGCATGATTAGAAGTTCAAGGATTACCTGCTCATGTTCCTTCAGAGGTTTCGTGGGACTTGCCATATTAGACTGATCCAACTACAGACAAAACAAATGATGTTTAGAACTTAAAGGATAATAAAGAAAGGAGATAAGACAGGTATTTTAATATTCTTTAGTTAAAACATGGGAATGGAAAGTCTGGGTGAGCACTGTGATGCATCTGCCCAGGAATGGAATTGAGCTGTGCTGCCGTATAGATTCGGGGTCACCAAGCCCAGGTATGTGGGATGACACATAAAAGGAGCACAAGAACGTTAGCTAGAAAGGACAGAGCAGATCGGAAGTATCGTGTTCCTCTCATTTGGTTCCTCTGCTCCGTATCTCTGATTCTGCTCTCCCGCAAATTCACCTCAGTTATCCCCAATTTACTACCAAATATCAATGCAATTTGTAACCAGCTTTGGTGGACCATAACAGCAAAGTTTTTCAAAGTAAAATAGATAACTCGTTGATATTTAGCGCGAAAGTAGTGTTTAATTTGCTGAAAGTTGCCAGGAGAAAAGAAAAATCAACCAAAACACGAGCCTAGGGCTGTAGTAACACAAAACTACAACCCTGGTATTTTTAACTGATACTCTAGACTCAAggggaaggggagccttggcgcagtggtaaagctgctgccttgtgaccatgaggtcatgggttcaagtcctggaaacagcctcttacagaaatgtagggaaaggctgcgtactatagacacaaagtggtcggacccttccctggaccctgcgcaagcgggagctacatgcaccaggttgccctttttttactCTAGACTCAAGGGGCAAGCAGTAAGAAAAAACCATAATCATCTCAATTAGTCTGTTAAAGCGAACTCTAATAGACTAATAGACAGGGCGGCATGGCATTGACTACGGCAGTTGTTCGGCACATTTTCGGCTTCAGCCGGTAGGTGAGCTCATCTCACCGAGCTCTTCTGAGAAAAATTCATACTTTTCAGAAAAGATCTGAAAAAGATAGTAATTCAATCCAGTTTCCTGAGCATTCTAGAAAAAATTCAGCATACTTTGCCCAGCTATAAATTCGAAAAAATACCCAAAAATCTGAAGAAAAAAAtcaccacaaaaataccaaaaaactgaaaaaaaaaaccTAGTAATTCAATCTACGTTCTCTGAGTGTTCTGGCAAATTTTGAGCACATTTGACCAACCATTTGGAAGTTTGGACATATTTTGTAACTTCCGGCAAAAATAGAACCAGCTCAGCTTCGGTTCGGCTCGAGCCGAGCTCAACTAATGGCTCAAGCCAAAAGTGAGCCAAGCCAGTGCCTTAGTCTGTCACATGTGGGTGCCGCCTGCCAGTTTTCTCTTCAGCTAACTAATCAAGAGTTCAACATGATTATGAGTTCTTTGTAGTTATTACTTACCCCCAGAGTCTGGAGTATCAGTTCGAAACCCCTAGAGTTATAGTTCTGCGTTATTAGCCCCTAGAGTTGTGTCTTCCAGCAATTTACTCTTTCTAATTAGAAGAAACAATCCATGAGCACAATACAGTGAGGCCAACCCTCAACCGCAAGCAAACTGAGGCCTAGCAACACTCCATTCTAGAATATAAAAACAAGTTTTCATATTCATTGCACTGCACTCATGAATGCCACCAGAGACCAGAGTCCAGGCAGCATATGCTGAATTGGCTTACGAATGAGTACCAACTTATTTGGGCTTCAGTCCTATCCTCGCCTAAAATGTTTAACGTGGTGTTATTATATTTGGAACCTCAACTAATATATGTTTCTACTGTGCACTTTAAACTCTCATGTGGAAACCCCAGCACTATCATACTTTGAGCATACATACAGGC is a window of Triticum dicoccoides isolate Atlit2015 ecotype Zavitan chromosome 2B, WEW_v2.0, whole genome shotgun sequence DNA encoding:
- the LOC119364124 gene encoding uncharacterized protein At2g33490-like — its product is MKSPLRKFRGLALPHHHKEKKDQRPPPAKLDNLVDAAQEMEEMRTCYDSLLSAAAATTNSVYEFAEAMEEMGTCLLEKTALDCDDDDSGRVLMMLGKAQFELQKFVDNYRTNIINTITNPSESLLKELQVVEDMKDHCDQKREEYETMRSAYKDKGRSRHPKTETFSPEQLQASYLEYQEDATLFIFRLKSLKQGQFLSILTQAARHHAAQLSFFRKGLKYLEALEPHVKAVAEKQHIDYHFSGLDDDTDNDDYSSYQDNHSEGSELSFDYGINFPASRSSMDLDQSNMASPTKPLKEHEQEHAKQIETDFAAPRVKPEFGTQSAPIFADNVLDPSVRLRKLNSPMFSSPLQSSRTNYSYKLPTPADDKICTSAGTNRSPHSDKPESSHVAANLWHSSPLVKDYMPSSLYSGPVKMPSSTERRSSPLVYSYSTSDSKKMKRESFSGPIPSKAGLSKPLFSAAGHRASVNYPPRVMSTKSHGPGSLPSVAPKVPRITSLPTTSPRISELHELPRPPAPLDTLRPGLVGYSGPLVSRRQIPNVPTRASPPSNTASPLPRPPAAMTRSYSIPSNSQRTPIITVNKLLESRHSRESSEVSSPPLTPISLADVSRRSIAETTIDTRRMKETS